From Vibrio artabrorum, a single genomic window includes:
- a CDS encoding FNR family transcription factor — protein sequence MISEKPVTKRVQSGGCAIHCQDCSISQLCIPFTLNESELDQLDQIIERKKPIQKGQELFKAGDELKSLYAIRSGTIKSYTITEQGDEQITAFHLAGDLVGFDAITGDLHPSFAQALETSMVCEIPYEILDDLSGKMPKLRQQIMRLMSNEIKGDQEMILLLSKKNAEERLAAFLYNLSTRFSQRGFSPREFRLTMTRGDIGNYLGLTVETISRLLGRFQKSNILSVKGKYITIEDHDALMELAGVSKE from the coding sequence ATGATTTCTGAAAAGCCTGTGACGAAACGAGTTCAGTCTGGCGGCTGTGCAATCCACTGCCAGGATTGTAGTATTAGCCAGCTCTGTATCCCATTTACTTTGAATGAATCTGAACTCGATCAACTTGATCAGATCATTGAGAGAAAGAAACCTATTCAAAAAGGCCAAGAGCTATTCAAAGCTGGCGATGAGCTAAAGTCGCTGTACGCTATTCGCTCTGGCACGATCAAAAGTTATACGATTACTGAGCAAGGTGATGAGCAGATCACAGCATTCCACCTAGCGGGTGATCTTGTTGGTTTTGATGCAATTACAGGTGACTTACACCCTAGTTTTGCTCAAGCTCTAGAAACTTCGATGGTTTGTGAAATACCTTACGAAATTCTTGATGATCTATCAGGAAAAATGCCTAAATTGCGTCAGCAAATTATGCGCCTGATGAGTAATGAAATTAAAGGTGACCAAGAAATGATTCTGCTTCTTTCTAAGAAGAATGCAGAAGAACGTCTTGCCGCATTCCTTTACAACCTTTCGACTCGCTTCTCTCAACGTGGCTTTAGCCCTAGAGAGTTTCGCTTAACGATGACTCGTGGTGATATTGGTAACTACTTAGGTCTTACCGTTGAAACCATTAGCCGTCTTTTAGGCCGCTTTCAAAAATCAAACATCTTGAGCGTTAAAGGTAAATACATCACGATCGAAGATCATGATGCGTTGATGGAACTGGCTGGCGTTTCAAAAGAATAG